CATAACATGTACCCCTACAACATGAGACCCCAGTTTAAACTATAACTTCCATACGCCCTGACAAGCCATGCAGAAAGGGGTTGTATAGCGGTatagaaacccctttaataatgctaGCAAACTCCATGCAtaatctacagatgtagcagggttaatagCGTCACCCACTGTtaactagatgtgataactcaGCAAGTGTGACTGTTAActatgctacatctgtataaCTGCAGCAGACCTGCCATTATGTGACAAACATGCCAGTTTTGTGCATAACCCTGGAATATTTGCCAGTTTAAAGGATAAagggctaaaaaaaaacaaccccaTCAGCTGAAACATATGCACAGCCCCAGCAGACAAAACCCAACGAAGCCCCCTAATGTGCTTACTCAGCCATAACGATTTTAATTTGCATCTGACCTATTGTATATCTCTTGCTCAGATACCCAAAGCTGGCCGCCAAAAACCCGGAATCCAACACGGCCGGACTTGACGTCTTTGCCAAATTTTCTGCCTACATCAAGAATTCCAACCCTGGTTTGAACCAAAGTAAGTGCAAAATGCTGGAAGACCGGGGGGACGCCATTTATCTGGTGCCCCCAGCCTGGGTGGGCGGCATCACTAATTTTAAAGGACCCCCCCTGCCTGATGCAATAGCAGTAGACAGGCAGCAGTCCGGAAAGCTTCACACTTTGTGCACGTAGAAGATATGGAAGCCCCGCCGCTGTCAGTCCCAACCACAGCTTCCTCCCTCTGCTGGTGTTTGCTGACTGCACACCACTTCCGAGGATTGTGTGAAGCATGAGCTCATATCTAGCTTGAGGGAGTTTCCTCCATTGCAGAAGCACCGAGAAAAGAGGCAATACTTTAGGCCACATTCATACAGTGCAGATTAAGTGCAGtttttgatgctttttttttttttttttttcagccaaaaccaggagtggatggtATAAGGGGGCAaggtataaatccttcctccatacTGTACTATTTTAAAGACCCATTCCTGGTTTTGACAGTTACACAGTTGTACTTAAAAGGGTGTATAATTCTCCCCTGGTTCTACATGTAGGGTATATAATTCACCCCCTGGATCTACTTGTAGGGTATATAATTCACCCCCTGGATCTACTTGTAgggtatataattctcccctggatCTACTTGTAGGGTATATAATTCTTCCCTGGTTCTACTTGTAgggtatataattctcctctggatCTACTTGTAgggtatataattctcccctggttCTACTTGTAgggtatataattctcctctggatCTACTTGTAgggtatataattctcccctggttCTACTTGTAGGGTATATAATTCACCCCCTGGATCTACTTGTAgggtatataattctcctctggatCTACTTGTAgggtatataattctcccctggatCTACTTGTAgggtatataattctcccctggttCTACTTGTAgggtatataattctcccctggttCTACTTGTAgggtatataattctcccctggttCTACTTGTAgggtatataattctcccctggatCTACTTGTAGGGTATATAACTCTCCCCCTAGTTGTCCTGATAGGGTATATAATCTGCCCGCTGGGTATGCCCTCCTTTCCCAGGACCTTTTTTATGCTCCATTGTatctaaaataaagaaaaaattaagCAGCTTTCTGATAGCCTTGCGGCAAAATTTCCTGTATACAGCTCCTAAGCAGATTGGGTCTCCATggctacagactacaaacaaagccTGTGTAGTCTGATTGTGCCGTCATCTTTTACGCCAGGCCTCCTTTCTAAACTGCAGACAATGGAAGAGAGTGAAGAAGTGGGAAGAGGGCAAATGGAGTAACACATGCTAGTAGGATCGGACTACAAAGTCtttgtctgtaaccatggagacacatgggTCAGCATAGGAGCTGCATACATGgggaagtgttgttttttttttttagtaaatttTATTTCTAATTGCTACTGTCTAAGTAAAATATCAAGTATTGCTGGAAGTATAAAATCATTCTGTGCTTGTAATGGAAATCATCTCTTTCTGGTGCGCTTTTACGTACTGTATATAGACAGCATCcaatctgaacaagcagagctgcagtgtaaagcatggtaatGGGACCATGCAGTAGGGTTTTAGACTAGCTCGTACTCCCTGGTTACTGATCATGGCTTTTATAGTGTGTCTTGATATGTTTTGTATTCGCCCTTCTGCTCACCGTGGTCTGATATGTAGTGTAACCCCGGCTCCTCTCTATCCCTCAGCTCTGGAGAAAGGCCTCGGGAAGGCTCTGAGCATTTTGGACAATTACCTGAACACTCCTCTTCCGGAAGAAATAGATGAGAACAGCGCGGAGGACGAGACGGTGTCTCACCGCAAGTTCCTGGACGGTGACGAGCTGACGCTAGCCGACTGCAACCTCCTCCCCAAGCTGCACATAGTACAGGTGAGAGGCGTCCATGTTCCGGAGGCACAAATCACTTACATGTGGATATTGGCAGAGCCGGATGTAAGAAAGTGGGCAGTTGCCTAGGGTCTGCATCCCGAGAGGCAAATTAAAACCGCACAGTACTGTGTTGCAGTGCGTAGTGGTATTATCTAGGAACTGACCTGCCGTATTTTATGGGAGCTACAGGATATAGCATTATTTTGTGGTGTCTTTAAGAGATTATCGGggaactatatggtggtattatatggattatatatgatAGTATCACATTGGCACCATATGACAGTATTGTATATATGGGCTAAAATTACTAGTCAAGCGGAGTGGATGTAGGGATTGCAAAGACTTGCCCAGGGCCCCAAGTAGGGCAAAGTATACACTGGTGACTGGGAGAGAGCACAATATGGCGGTACTATAAATGCGGGTGGCACTGAGGTGTGCAAGTAATGTAGTTTAATAATCATTCAGTCCTTTCTCGAATGAAAACCTTCTGATATGCACTGACTTCTCATTGAGCTTGTgcttgtgtatatatagataaatatTTGAGCAAGCAGAGCTGCAGTTTAAAGTACGGTGGAGGGAAAGGGCCACAGCACAAGCTTCGGATTAAGCAGAGCATTTGAAAATGTCTTAGATCCCCGTTTACCATGCAACTAAATGTGGAATAGAgctaaaaagcatcctagaaaatAAATGGCAAGTAAATGTCCTGATGTTGCTCCCCCTTCCCCTCTCGCAGCGTGCTGTATCATAGAGAAACTGCAGCtccatccccctcctcccccaccaGATGGAGGAGGTTATCTGTACAACTATACATCGCTTATATCCGTGATTGTCGACCTCTGAAGTCTTAccgctctcctcctccccccattttTTGTTTTGCAGGTGGTCTGTGAGAAGTACCGAGGCTTTAAGATCCCCGAAACGTTCACCGGAATCCATCGCTATCTCGCAAACGCCTACAAGCGGGAAGAATTTGTTAGCACGTGCCCGGCCAAAGTCGAAATTGAACTTGCATACGCCCTGGTGGCCAAACCCGTCAACTAACCGGCCAGCTCTTAACCAGAAAGAGGAACCCTCCTATTTAAGCTCCTTTTATAATACACACAAAatagcaagaaaaaaata
The Bufo bufo chromosome 8, aBufBuf1.1, whole genome shotgun sequence genome window above contains:
- the CLIC1 gene encoding chloride intracellular channel protein 1, with protein sequence MSEQADVELFVKAGSDGQTIGNCPFSQRLFMVLWLKGVTFNVTTVDMKRRPTTLLAIAPGAQPPFLLFRGEVRTDTNKIEEFLEETLCPPKYPKLAAKNPESNTAGLDVFAKFSAYIKNSNPGLNQTLEKGLGKALSILDNYLNTPLPEEIDENSAEDETVSHRKFLDGDELTLADCNLLPKLHIVQVVCEKYRGFKIPETFTGIHRYLANAYKREEFVSTCPAKVEIELAYALVAKPVN